aatatattttttatactttaaagtaatatgttatatatcattTAGTAAGACCTGGCTGTTTAAacgttacaattaaatttagatttagagaaataatttccaaaatttgaATTAACGATTTCATGGGGTTGTAGATTAAACACTTGAAAAATGAGTTTGTTTAATTCGTCATCgaacattgtaaataaatctACATGTTACGGatgaaatacttataaaatgaaCGTAAACCCGGAGAGTAGGGATGTAAAAAATTATGGCacaaacctttttatttatagaaaagtaAGAGCTTGCCTATCAGGGCGGAACGTTTGCGAACTTTTACTGTTATTGTATGAAACCTTCAAAGCCTTTTAGGTAATTAAGAATCACTTGGCTTGTTGTACCAAATCAAACTAGCTATATAATATGTAcgttaagataaatttataccTATCAGATTGCCAATTCTATATGTacgtaagtaataaaaacaattttttattaggtGTTAAATAACGGCACCAAATCCGCACGGAAGTTACCATTCTGCGTGTCGCCATATAAAGAACGCAATTCATTGTATTATATCAGAGTTTATCAGTATTCATTAAGAGTTGATACTTTGAAAGTACTTGTGGGTCATAAAACACTATAGAATATTCGAGAATCGATCTaagaataaatcatataatattttgtcaggatgaataaatgtcaataaaaaaaatacatatttttgattaatataaatcattcgttttcaatattattttaaatgtatttgtaccTGATATAAGTTTATCGGATTGCAAAATACTTTGAAGAGTATATTTGTATGATTATTGATATGACAAGATTTTATCTACTATGCTCACGTACGTTTCGTATTGGGAACACGAACAAAGGAACCTTATAAACTTCGATTTGTATCAGAAAAAAACATTACTCATTtcctatgtaataaatatttcgactTATCttgattttaactaaaaaaatataataatatttcaatcagAACATTAAATTATCTATGGCATTTCATTGACACTAACACTTagaattggtttttttttttaaaaactttttttattagaaattaatatttaccagAAGGCGTGACGGGGCTCTCGGCATTGCTCAACATCTCCCACTTGAGCTGCAAGCGGCGGAACTTCCCGCCGGAGTTGTTGCTGCCCGTCCCCGTCTGGCCGCTCGCGCTGCTGTTGGCTGAGCTTGGTCGCCAATGTTCTTCTCCACTCGTATCCAGCTGCGAACGAATGCAAATAGCACATTGTAACAAACCTCATGGCATTTCTCTTTCTGGAAAATCAAACTTGGACGAAAGAGTTTGTTCCTACACTATGCTAGTACTAATCTACTTCAGTTTTGTTTTTAGTCAAACttgatataagataataaatttaaaattatcaatgttctttaagacaaatatttgtttataaagtttgaAAAATACTGAAACTAAACTCTAggtattatattgttttcatgCAAGCTCGGTATTATTTACGAGTGTGTTGAACATCAACACATAAACCGCAGGTTATGTGAAAAACCCTGTGGCGTGACGCCGACAGAGTTTCCTGCTCACTGGTGACTTATGTAAGTTGTGActggtttacaaaaaaaacaacgaaacaaatataacgatataagcaaataataatgtatgcaaaaaatatgcaaaatcaGAGTTAAAACATAAACACATGAAAAGCGTGAAGCATGTAATCCTGAAAACAAAGTGaccaaacaaaacaatatgCTACCAAACAAGGAACATTCAATCCAGACTCCCTCCCAGTTACCTTCATGTCATTGCCGGTCGTTTTAGTGGAGGGTTTATTGTTCTCTAGACTATCAGTGTAATCGTCACTGTCGTCGAAGACCAATCGGTCGAACGCTTGCATTAGTTTTGATCCCAGGTGAACACCTGACCATCTCCTGTTATTCTCTAAATCTATTCTGCTATTGTTAGGACAAATGTCGTAGCCTATCGTACTCGGATTGACACATGATCTCGGTCTATTCTTTTCAACTGTAGTTTTAACATTCGCTGAATCATTCAAAAGATCGGGGGTGGATGGTTCCTTGTTTTTTGGTTCTTTATGTCTCATTATGACACTAGTCTGACAGTCGTCGCTCGAAATGGCGCTGGATTGCATCGAACGCACCAACTTCAGCAGGTTTTTCTGGTTCAGTGTTAGTGGCGGAGTGTTAATCGAAGTGggctgttaattaaatacatcaaATTTGTTAAATCATGCAAGGACCATCCATCGTTAGAATGAAAATAGAAGAGCGTCCTTGAAAGTTACCGATATCGATCGCACCTTATTTGCATTTTATGGAAGCTGTGCACGAAACTATTCGCTTTAGGTATCAGTTCGCGGCGTGTCGTGTCTCGAAAGCACAtgcaataaactataaaatgcaaataaagcGATGTTTGCTCAGATTTGCGCAGATATGCAATATGATGTCAATGCACGAATGACACTTCATGTACTTACTTCGATATCGCCAGATAATTTAATGAATCAAAGAAAGAGTTTTTGTGTACACTCACCCGACTGGCAGCTCGCATGTCGCTCTCAATTTTCTTAAAGCTCCGGTGCAGTTCCCGCATCTCAAACATGAGGTCAAGGTTGAAGGGCAGTAGTTTAAGTGGTTCAAGACTGGCCAGCAAAGTGTCCAAGAGAGCTCTACAGCGCGATTCGCCCACGCACCCTGCCAGGATGAGTGAGTCGGGGTCGTAGTGTTTTGATAGAATCGACTCTCTGGTCCGCACGTACGAAACCCACGCATCTACTGACTGTGCGCTATAAAAGATCAAAACATCAGTCATAGAtgataattaaatgtcaaaattctaATTCATATGCAAAAATGTACTTACTTCAATAAGCCTAAAATGAATGCATTGAATTTTACTAGTCCTTCCGTAACTGCGTCTTCACAGTTTATTCTCAAAACTAGTTCGTTAAGAGACTTTGTTATGGGCCCtgtaaaattttcattagttatatcaatatttatcgtaacgaaaaaacaaaataaattttaataagaaataaatattgaatatattttatctacccTGTCTAGCTGTTGCTTCAACCATTTGCCAAACAGAATTGTTGACTGCCCCGAAAGATGtttcaatgttttcttttaggCCATCTCTAAATATGGCGTATAGTGCTGGGCACAAAGCGTTTAGAGCTATCTTCGCACAGGCTGGCGATTGTTTTGAGTCTCCCAAGAAGGCTAATTCTGCTTGGTCGGTGGCGGACGAAAAATGTTGAATCAACATTTCAACTGCATCCGTTACATTTGAGACTAAAGCTGCAATATAAAAATCACTGTTAGTAAAAAGTTTACGAAATAAAGTACAATGAAATTTACATTCAGATTATTTACCTCTTTTTTGAGACATATCAATCAGATCATATTTCTGTCTCCCTTCATTTGTTGGACTCAAAAATTCGTCGGGACTCACTTCACCTTCTTCACAAATTGGTATTTCAGCTAAGTTTTTGCCCTAGAAGCAATGTAAGCATATTTAGATACTGCAACTAAGATACCATAGCTATTTCAGTTATGAAGTAGCTAATGAAAGAAGCAAACTATAAAGAAtttatgagtaaaaaaaaaatacttgtgattaaaaggaaaaaaaaaattgcaataacaTAACGCTGACCTAAATaaggaaagaaagaaaaatacatgattgagtataaagataaataaaaagaacaaaaatactTACAGGCACTAAATGGCACTATGATGCAGATTGATATGGAAAAAATTGACGTTACCTGATAATGTCTTTGTGCTACCATTGCTGATATATTGGGAGAATTGGGTGGAGTGGTTAGAGTTGCCACTTTGAGTTCGTCTACAACTTTAGTCTGCGAAAGTTGGCCCTCAGCTTTGGCATCCGGCTTTTGTGCAAAGCTAACAGATTTCTTGCTATTGCAACTACTTGTACTTGAATCTGTAGACCTTTGATTCTCTTCCTGGGAACGTTTCATTTGAAGAAACTTCGTAACCTGACTTCTTACCTTTTGAACTTGATTTTGATCCCATTCATCCATGTTCTGGCAGCTGATGCCACTTTGCTTAAGAAATTCTTCTAATTGTTGTAAATCAGCGCTGCTTATGAGTGCGCCGGGTGGTGGAAAATCAATATATTCCATTTTCTTTGTCCTTGGTTTTGGAAGTGGCGGCGTGTGTGGTCGGTGGAACTTAATTTCGTTAGATTTTCCCGATTCTAAACTACTCTCTGTTCCAACACCTTCGTCTtgataatattcattgtaatcTGCATCTTTCTCAGCGGCATCAAGAAATTGTTGAGACAGCCTTTTAGCAgccaaatcattattttttctataatcgAAATTAGGTTGATTTTGTAGATAATAAGGTTCTTGTAGCGATCTTCTCTTAGTTTTTTGTTCTACCGCAGCTGTAGCACAAACAACTGGATCTTGTATGAACTCATCTAACTCGAACATACTATATCGTTTTGTGTGTGGACTAGATTTTCGAGTTTTGTCAGCAGATTTGCGTAAGATACTCTTTGGCAAAGGTGGTCGCGGGGGCGCAAATTCGCCTTGTTTCAATAATCTGTTTTGTTCCGCTATAGATAAAGAACGTTTTGGTAGAGTAGGATTTATGCGTAAGCCATCATTGTTGGCACAGCTAGCTTCGGAACTCGTGGCGCTGTCATAACGATATACAAATAATGGGTTAAAGTTTCCTGTTGGAGCGGGACTATTTTGGGCTGAAGAATCTGTTAACATCGTTGATGAGCCCCTATATCCTGATGAGGGTTGTGTAGCAGTACTCGAACTAGATGATACTGCAGTAGGATGTCCTGTTAAATTATTGCAATCACAACTGGTTGGCCGATTCTTTTGTTTCGAATGTGTATTGCAAAATTTATCACATTTAGACGTTGTCTCTTTCATATGTTGCATAAGTTCAGGCACTTCAGACAACAGCTGTCTACATTCTAGCGGTAGTAAAAAGTTTAATGAGTCCCAATCTTTTATATGACCGAGGCCTTTTTTCTTAAGCATCTCAACATCATTACATGAAAATGGTCGTTTACCTTTTCCTTGCATTCTGTTTCTTTTGCTTTCATTCGATTTAGaagataaatttacttttactgggtttaaataaatatttggtttaCCATTCAAAAAGCTTATATCTGGTAGTGTGTAATTGGGATATAGTACGAAGACTGGTTTTTCACAATCTCcttcttttaatttttcaagAAACGAAGGCTCTATGACTTTGAATATTTCACGGTCACGTGACATTCCTGAAACCTGCAAATTTGATGTTTGCATGCATTTGTCTGATGTATCAGCTTCAAGATGGGTGGACGTGGCTTTAGTATCACAGGATTCTCGTTGTAGTACTCGATTCATTCTAGTGATTTGCGTGCCATCTGACTCAGAACAACTCGAGATACTAACACTTGTGGCTGAAGATTGAGAGGAACATGACTTTCTATTTGTTCTTAATTTCGACGGACTATTTGAAACATTAACATTAGTTCTTTTTATTTGCGGCTTATTTACTACGGCATAAAGATGAGAttcgttttcatttaattttgatccGTCTGTTTCTTCCTCTTCAATCAATACTTCGTCGTATACTCTATTATAAGGATTTGACGATCTAATTTCTTCATAGACCAACGAAGATGTTTCTTCGAATGCTTCAAGTGGTAGCTCAACTTGAGGTCTTTCAGAAGGAACAGTTCTTAATGTTCCAAGTTTCTGTTCGCCCATTGATTCACCGCTCTCTCCACCTGAGCTAGATGGCCAACATTCTGATCGATCAAGTTGATCCATCCCTACGATACCATCATTactaatacttttttgtttcataaacaATTTGACCAAGTTAAAAGATTGCTGTTTTGTTTGACTTTTATCAGAAGACGTTTGATTTTCAGTAGAA
Above is a genomic segment from Vanessa tameamea isolate UH-Manoa-2023 chromosome 12, ilVanTame1 primary haplotype, whole genome shotgun sequence containing:
- the LOC113392986 gene encoding uncharacterized protein LOC113392986 isoform X3 translates to MRIKTYTDFRPNGPPPRLGLKAASPGVTDEDCNSNTSLAGSQHSTHDELDAHCDNSGYLWLLDYNPMFRDGSCHHISVLSSVSASYKGISDLTSRFEFTSRYKDIARDLDANLAEADMESFKTEDIHALLMTTELPHDAIIDDIAHDSNPQGEMFASISSSLLEKFQFDSSISVGSSFQGEESVGSINTMSICKSELLFSPVKEGAHGVHFSVDSLDCELPTEQDLILTCQANKDNYTIAFEGSLTIYSEDSECAEPAVNQKHDKLVKEDLNIALDSDERTRRNLELLERCKKLTNKLTTSMAKSDLGLTTWSKLKKQTCQSPLKRHPSGNNNEDSNEPTDTTNEMSNSVIKSQSLPNLYRRKLLSSSINSAALSNSTVDSFTANQRLIGTSTCMKVYDVSQNRSHCSQHSEPMSTSSTENQTSSDKSQTKQQSFNLVKLFMKQKSISNDGIVGMDQLDRSECWPSSSGGESGESMGEQKLGTLRTVPSERPQVELPLEAFEETSSLVYEEIRSSNPYNRVYDEVLIEEEETDGSKLNENESHLYAVVNKPQIKRTNVNVSNSPSKLRTNRKSCSSQSSATSVSISSCSESDGTQITRMNRVLQRESCDTKATSTHLEADTSDKCMQTSNLQVSGMSRDREIFKVIEPSFLEKLKEGDCEKPVFVLYPNYTLPDISFLNGKPNIYLNPVKVNLSSKSNESKRNRMQGKGKRPFSCNDVEMLKKKGLGHIKDWDSLNFLLPLECRQLLSEVPELMQHMKETTSKCDKFCNTHSKQKNRPTSCDCNNLTGHPTAVSSSSSTATQPSSGYRGSSTMLTDSSAQNSPAPTGNFNPLFVYRYDSATSSEASCANNDGLRINPTLPKRSLSIAEQNRLLKQGEFAPPRPPLPKSILRKSADKTRKSSPHTKRYSMFELDEFIQDPVVCATAAVEQKTKRRSLQEPYYLQNQPNFDYRKNNDLAAKRLSQQFLDAAEKDADYNEYYQDEGVGTESSLESGKSNEIKFHRPHTPPLPKPRTKKMEYIDFPPPGALISSADLQQLEEFLKQSGISCQNMDEWDQNQVQKVRSQVTKFLQMKRSQEENQRSTDSSTSSCNSKKSVSFAQKPDAKAEGQLSQTKVVDELKVATLTTPPNSPNISAMVAQRHYQGKNLAEIPICEEGEVSPDEFLSPTNEGRQKYDLIDMSQKRALVSNVTDAVEMLIQHFSSATDQAELAFLGDSKQSPACAKIALNALCPALYAIFRDGLKENIETSFGAVNNSVWQMVEATARQGPITKSLNELVLRINCEDAVTEGLVKFNAFILGLLNAQSVDAWVSYVRTRESILSKHYDPDSLILAGCVGESRCRALLDTLLASLEPLKLLPFNLDLMFEMRELHRSFKKIESDMRAASRPTSINTPPLTLNQKNLLKLVRSMQSSAISSDDCQTSVIMRHKEPKNKEPSTPDLLNDSANVKTTVEKNRPRSCVNPSTIGYDICPNNSRIDLENNRRWSGVHLGSKLMQAFDRLVFDDSDDYTDSLENNKPSTKTTGNDMKLDTSGEEHWRPSSANSSASGQTGTGSNNSGGKFRRLQLKWEMLSNAESPVTPSGETSPATARGSKIPRPVSSPVRPQAPAVQSPAKNTHRGIPVPVRKSSSPTAATPRTANTGRTNTANKKPPQTANRVIPEKSTRKPAEKTRVSNVAVKNTIGAKKSLASRVDGACAGGAPRPASLPYGRAAPPPAPRRAASSSAARAHAHHAHQQKHKYVRTLWHRLPSDSGHLAFNEGERLRLILEVDDQHLLCCRGDQKGLVPRDAVLLEDF
- the LOC113392986 gene encoding uncharacterized protein LOC113392986 isoform X7, translating into MIALVLCVFAKIIDLAISAYSQEYVRGTQQFHYSKRKRRISKGPPPRLGLKAASPGVTDEDCNSNTSLAGSQHSTHDELDAHCDNSGYLWLLDYNPMFRDGSCHHISVLSSVSASYKGISDLTSRFEFTSRYKDIARDLDANLAEADMESFKTEDIHALLMTTELPHDAIIDDIAHDSNPQGEMFASISSSLLEKFQFDSSISVGSSFQGEESVGSINTMSICKSELLFSPVKEGAHGVHFSVDSLDCELPTEQDLILTCQANKDNYTIAFEGSLTIYSEDSECAEPAVNQKHDKLVKEDLNIALDSDERTRRNLELLERCKKLTNKLTTSMAKSDLGLTTWSKLKKQTCQSPLKRHPSGNNNEDSNEPTDTTNEMSNSVIKSQSLPNLYRRKLLSSSINSAALSNSTVDSFTANQRLIGTSTCMKVYDVSQNRSHCSQHSEPMSTSSTENQTSSDKSQTKQQSFNLVKLFMKQKSISNDGIVGMDQLDRSECWPSSSGGESGESMGEQKLGTLRTVPSERPQVELPLEAFEETSSLVYEEIRSSNPYNRVYDEVLIEEEETDGSKLNENESHLYAVVNKPQIKRTNVNVSNSPSKLRTNRKSCSSQSSATSVSISSCSESDGTQITRMNRVLQRESCDTKATSTHLEADTSDKCMQTSNLQVSGMSRDREIFKVIEPSFLEKLKEGDCEKPVFVLYPNYTLPDISFLNGKPNIYLNPVKVNLSSKSNESKRNRMQGKGKRPFSCNDVEMLKKKGLGHIKDWDSLNFLLPLECRQLLSEVPELMQHMKETTSKCDKFCNTHSKQKNRPTSCDCNNLTGHPTAVSSSSSTATQPSSGYRGSSTMLTDSSAQNSPAPTGNFNPLFVYRYDSATSSEASCANNDGLRINPTLPKRSLSIAEQNRLLKQGEFAPPRPPLPKSILRKSADKTRKSSPHTKRYSMFELDEFIQDPVVCATAAVEQKTKRRSLQEPYYLQNQPNFDYRKNNDLAAKRLSQQFLDAAEKDADYNEYYQDEGVGTESSLESGKSNEIKFHRPHTPPLPKPRTKKMEYIDFPPPGALISSADLQQLEEFLKQSGISCQNMDEWDQNQVQKGKNLAEIPICEEGEVSPDEFLSPTNEGRQKYDLIDMSQKRALVSNVTDAVEMLIQHFSSATDQAELAFLGDSKQSPACAKIALNALCPALYAIFRDGLKENIETSFGAVNNSVWQMVEATARQGPITKSLNELVLRINCEDAVTEGLVKFNAFILGLLNAQSVDAWVSYVRTRESILSKHYDPDSLILAGCVGESRCRALLDTLLASLEPLKLLPFNLDLMFEMRELHRSFKKIESDMRAASRPTSINTPPLTLNQKNLLKLVRSMQSSAISSDDCQTSVIMRHKEPKNKEPSTPDLLNDSANVKTTVEKNRPRSCVNPSTIGYDICPNNSRIDLENNRRWSGVHLGSKLMQAFDRLVFDDSDDYTDSLENNKPSTKTTGNDMKLDTSGEEHWRPSSANSSASGQTGTGSNNSGGKFRRLQLKWEMLSNAESPVTPSGETSPATARGSKIPRPVSSPVRPQAPAVQSPAKNTHRGIPVPVRKSSSPTAATPRTANTGRTNTANKKPPQTANRVIPEKSTRKPAEKTRVSNVAVKNTIGAKKSLASRVDGACAGGAPRPASLPYGRAAPPPAPRRAASSSAARAHAHHAHQQKHKYVRTLWHRLPSDSGHLAFNEGERLRLILEVDDQHLLCCRGDQKGLVPRDAVLLEDF
- the LOC113392986 gene encoding uncharacterized protein LOC113392986 isoform X8, producing the protein MIALVLCVFAKIIDLAISAYSQEYVRGTQQFHYSKRKRRISKGPPPRLGLKAASPGVTDEDCNSNTSLAGSQHSTHDELDAHCDNSGYLWLLDYNPMFRDGSCHHISVLSSVSASYKGISDLTSRFEFTSRYKDIARDLDANLAEADMESFKTEDIHALLMTTELPHDAIIDDIAHDSNPQGEMFASISSSLLEKFQFDSSISVGSSFQGEESVGSINTMSICKSELLFSPVKEGAHGVHFSVDSLDCELPTEQDLILTCQANKDNYTIAFEGSLTIYSEDSECAEPAVNQKHDKLVKEDLNIALDSDERTRRNLELLERCKKLTNKLTTSMAKSDLGLTTWSKLKKQTCQSPLKRHPSGNNNEDSNEPTDTTNEMSNSVIKSQSLPNLYRRKLLSSSINSAALSNSTVDSFTANQRLIGTSTCMKVYDVSQNRSHCSQHSEPMSTSSTENQTSSDKSQTKQQSFNLVKLFMKQKSISNDGIVGMDQLDRSECWPSSSGGESGESMGEQKLGTLRTVPSERPQVELPLEAFEETSSLVYEEIRSSNPYNRVYDEVLIEEEETDGSKLNENESHLYAVVNKPQIKRTNVNVSNSPSKLRTNRKSCSSQSSATSVSISSCSESDGTQITRMNRVLQRESCDTKATSTHLEADTSDKCMQTSNLQVSGMSRDREIFKVIEPSFLEKLKEGDCEKPVFVLYPNYTLPDISFLNGKPNIYLNPVKVNLSSKSNESKRNRMQGKGKRPFSCNDVEMLKKKGLGHIKDWDSLNFLLPLECRQLLSEVPELMQHMKETTSKCDKFCNTHSKQKNRPTSCDCNNLTGHPTAVSSSSSTATQPSSGYRGSSTMLTDSSAQNSPAPTGNFNPLFVYRYDSATSSEASCANNDGLRINPTLPKRSLSIAEQNRLLKQGEFAPPRPPLPKSILRKSADKTRKSSPHTKRYSMFELDEFIQDPVVCATAAVEQKTKRRSLQEPYYLQNQPNFDYRKNNDLAAKRLSQQFLDAAEKDADYNEYYQDEGVGTESSLESGKSNEIKFHRPHTPPLPKPRTKKMEYIDFPPPGALISSADLQQLEEFLKQSGISCQNMDEWDQNQVQKVRSQVTKFLQMKRSQEENQRSTDSSTSSCNSKKSVSFAQKPDAKAEGQLSQTKVVDELKVATLTTPPNSPNISAMVAQRHYQGKNLAEIPICEEGEVSPDEFLSPTNEGRQKYDLIDMSQKRALVSNVTDAVEMLIQHFSSATDQAELAFLGDSKQSPACAKIALNALCPALYAIFRDGLKENIETSFGAVNNSVWQMVEATARQGPITKSLNELVLRINCEDAVTEGLVKFNAFILGLLNAQSVDAWVSYVRTRESILSKHYDPDSLILAGCVGESRCRALLDTLLASLEPLKLLPFNLDLMFEMRELHRSFKKIESDMRAASRLDTSGEEHWRPSSANSSASGQTGTGSNNSGGKFRRLQLKWEMLSNAESPVTPSGETSPATARGSKIPRPVSSPVRPQAPAVQSPAKNTHRGIPVPVRKSSSPTAATPRTANTGRTNTANKKPPQTANRVIPEKSTRKPAEKTRVSNVAVKNTIGAKKSLASRVDGACAGGAPRPASLPYGRAAPPPAPRRAASSSAARAHAHHAHQQKHKYVRTLWHRLPSDSGHLAFNEGERLRLILEVDDQHLLCCRGDQKGLVPRDAVLLEDF